ACCTGGTTGAGAATCATCCTTAAATTTGTGAGCAACTTGTGGATACTTGCTAGCATGAACGCTCCACGGGGCCACTGTGTTCCGATCACCATATTCAGGGTTTTTCTCAACTTTGACATAAACTCGTACAGGCTTGTGATAAATAGCCTTGCAGAAATCATCGATGCTATTTAACGGAGTGCCTTCAGGGATCTTTGTCGCTTCCAATACATACTGGAGACCGTCCATATCGTATTGGTTCGTAGCTTTGCGCTTCCAGTTATCGAAAAAGACAACTCGGTTATGGTACTTTCCATTCGTTTTTGGCTCTGCTGCATCAAGATCATTGCGAACCGTGAGACGTAGCTGTAGTGATTCTGATCCACCCTTAGTTGCAATTTCACCGGCTTGCGTAATGACCATTTCATATTCACCATCTGGAAGCGGTGAAAAATCGTTTTCCTGATTCTTGCTATAATCTGCGGTAATGAATGACATATTAGTTTCCTCCTATAATTTGCTGATATTGTTTGATATACGGTTTCAAGTACTCGTCCTCTGCCGCTTTTCTTGCTTCAACCGCATCAGAAAGATGCTCAAAATATTTGTACAGAACACGTTTTCCACCTACGGTAAGCGTGGCACACCACTTTTTTTGCTTGTTATTCCAGCTGACCCCTTTTACACCCGAAGAACTATCAGAACGGATTGTTCGAGATGCTGTAAGTGCTAAGTTGACACCATCTTTAACAAAGTTTTGATAAAAATACCGTGCTAGCTTTTTCCCGTTCTCCCTGCTGTATTTTTGTAACATTGGTCTGTACTTTTTCCCGAGTGTTTTCCCTTGCTGGCGCCTGATATTTACTGATAAACCAGCACTATCTAGCCCGGTAAAGTGACCCTGCCTGATCCACGAATACGGGATCTCATCCAGTACACCATCGTTATATTGGATTAACACGATCTGCCCTCTTTTGTTATCCCTTTTCCCGGTATCGCCAATTATTGTGAAATTATCGTAAACTTCTCCATCATGATTTTTTGCTCGATACGCTCCCGGCCTTTTCATTTATGCTCGCTTCCTTTCCTTTAGCCATCCCCTAGCCACAATCTGGTGGTAAGCCCAACCAGGCTTATAGCCATGTGCTTTTGCAATTGCGTACATATCTTCAGGTGAATCGGCATCTTCGGCTTTCATTTGTCCATATTTTGTTTTTGAATAGTCCGCAACTATTTTGAATACTTTCTTGTCTACCTTTTTTAATTTGGCTGTAGGATCAACTTCAAGATCAGCACCGTCTGCTCGGAATGAATATCCGCAAAGTGGGCATTGCTTAACCTGTGCAGGAACGATTCCGAAACATTTTGGGCAGCTCTTGATCGCAGGTCCGTCTGATTTACCCCTGTGCTTTTCCTGCTTAGGTCGATCTTCAAGCGACCATTCACGGTCAGTATCAGGAAGACCAAAGCGATAAACGTTCGCAACGTGATCAATAATGATTGCTCTTTTGTTCGGTCTATAGCGCATTCCTCGCATCGATTGCTGAATGTCAAGGACAAGAGAAGCGGTTGGCCTCAGCATGATGACAACGCCACATTCGGGAACATCAAACCCTTCTGAGATGAGATCGACGTTTGATATGATTCTAATTTTTCCATCTTTAAAGGCCGTCATTGCTTCATCACGATTCAAAGCAGGTGTTTTGCTATCAACATGAATGGCAGATATGCCGGCAGCATTGAACGTTGCTGCAACGCGCTTGCTTTCTTCGATACTGTGGGCATAGACAATAGCCTGGCGTCCATTGGCCAACTTCTGGTAGTGACTAACCACATCACCAAAAATCATCTTTGTATTGGCCTCATCAATTGACTTCGTGGAGTAATCACCAGTTGATGATTTCTTTAGCTTTTCAACGTCAATTAATGTTGGCGCGTAGTAGTCAAAAGGCGCTAAGTAGTGATGTTCAATTAGCCATTTCACTGTTGGACCCTCAACCATGGTTTCATAAACATCCCCCAGTCCCTTTCCTGAAAGTCTCCAGGGGCTTGCTGAAAAACCTAAGCGTGGAATGTCTTTATAAAATTCATAAATTTTTAGGTAAGTCTTTGCCAAGCTGTGATGCGTTTCATCAGTGATGATTAGATTCGGTTTTGGCAATTTCCCTAAGCGTCTAGCAATTCTGCCAACAGTCATGATGGTGCATTTGCTCAAATCAACTCCGTTTGCAATAAAAGTCTTCGTGATTTGATCAATAAGTTCTTTTCTGTGAACGGTGAACATAACATGTCCGCCCTTCATGACTGCCAACCTAGCTATTTCAGCGATGATAACTGATTTACCAGATCCCGCTGGGCTGACTAGCAGTACAGATTTGTGACCATCAGCCAGCTTTTCTCTTGCTTGATTAACTAGCTCCTTCTGGTAAGGATGAAGCTGAAACATCACTGTCACCTCCAAACTTAAAGAGGTCCTCAATGGCGCACGCAGTTCGATCATCCAAACGATTTTTTGCAAAGATTGCATCTGAACCTGCAAGGATAACTCCTCGGTGGCTTGTCTTTGTGCTGATGACTACGCGTCCTACAACGTCTGTCAGGCCTAATAGCCCGTCACGCACGCTGTCACGAATTGCTGGCGCATACTGGCTGAACGATTGTCCAGTTTCGCTTGTAACATCTCGCGTGTTTTCCCAAGCGGTTACTAGCACGTTTACTGGTGCGTCCATGAAGATCATGGTCATGATACGAGCAAAGTAATTCGTCCATCGTGAGTAGTCCTGAAGCTCGTTGCCAATGCCGTTTTTACTGTGCCTGCCCATCTCGACAAACCAGTCTTTTTCGAACGCTGATACGTTGTCGATCACCAGATTGTCATACCCAGAAACACGCTCAGCCAGATTTTTCAGAAATTCTTTCCATTCCTCGCTTGGCTTGCTTCGGTCAAATGGTTGCACATCAATGTTCGGTGCACCGGATAGCACTTTTGAACTGTCATCCAGATCTAGCACGAGGGTTTTGCCATTAAGATTGCGAATGGCTGACGTCTTGCCAACACCGGGCTTTCCATAAATCAAAACTCGCCAGTTCTTTGTTCGATCAATTGAAGATGCATGTTTAATTGGCTGCATGATTCCCTCCTACTTAATCAATAAATGTTCACCGCGTGGCTTAAGCTCAGCACCCAGCACTTTTTCTCCGGCTTCTAATCGTTCTCGAATCTTGTCTGTATCTGGTTCGCGTTTTACCTTGAATACATCAG
This genomic window from Lacticaseibacillus paracasei subsp. paracasei contains:
- a CDS encoding DUF669 domain-containing protein, whose protein sequence is MSFITADYSKNQENDFSPLPDGEYEMVITQAGEIATKGGSESLQLRLTVRNDLDAAEPKTNGKYHNRVVFFDNWKRKATNQYDMDGLQYVLEATKIPEGTPLNSIDDFCKAIYHKPVRVYVKVEKNPEYGDRNTVAPWSVHASKYPQVAHKFKDDSQPGQPHEPVDDSNLPF
- a CDS encoding AP2 domain-containing protein, which encodes MKRPGAYRAKNHDGEVYDNFTIIGDTGKRDNKRGQIVLIQYNDGVLDEIPYSWIRQGHFTGLDSAGLSVNIRRQQGKTLGKKYRPMLQKYSRENGKKLARYFYQNFVKDGVNLALTASRTIRSDSSSGVKGVSWNNKQKKWCATLTVGGKRVLYKYFEHLSDAVEARKAAEDEYLKPYIKQYQQIIGGN
- a CDS encoding DEAD/DEAH box helicase, which codes for MFQLHPYQKELVNQAREKLADGHKSVLLVSPAGSGKSVIIAEIARLAVMKGGHVMFTVHRKELIDQITKTFIANGVDLSKCTIMTVGRIARRLGKLPKPNLIITDETHHSLAKTYLKIYEFYKDIPRLGFSASPWRLSGKGLGDVYETMVEGPTVKWLIEHHYLAPFDYYAPTLIDVEKLKKSSTGDYSTKSIDEANTKMIFGDVVSHYQKLANGRQAIVYAHSIEESKRVAATFNAAGISAIHVDSKTPALNRDEAMTAFKDGKIRIISNVDLISEGFDVPECGVVIMLRPTASLVLDIQQSMRGMRYRPNKRAIIIDHVANVYRFGLPDTDREWSLEDRPKQEKHRGKSDGPAIKSCPKCFGIVPAQVKQCPLCGYSFRADGADLEVDPTAKLKKVDKKVFKIVADYSKTKYGQMKAEDADSPEDMYAIAKAHGYKPGWAYHQIVARGWLKERKRA
- a CDS encoding AAA family ATPase yields the protein MQPIKHASSIDRTKNWRVLIYGKPGVGKTSAIRNLNGKTLVLDLDDSSKVLSGAPNIDVQPFDRSKPSEEWKEFLKNLAERVSGYDNLVIDNVSAFEKDWFVEMGRHSKNGIGNELQDYSRWTNYFARIMTMIFMDAPVNVLVTAWENTRDVTSETGQSFSQYAPAIRDSVRDGLLGLTDVVGRVVISTKTSHRGVILAGSDAIFAKNRLDDRTACAIEDLFKFGGDSDVSASSLPEGAS